atctattcttttttaattcattattttcgagaattcaaatacatgtttattaataaatacgCATTTTGTTACTTACCGGCGTCGCTGACTCACATTCTCCGTTTGCTCCTCGAACAAAGTTGTCTTTACACCTTTCACATTGAGGTCCATCAGTGTTATCACGACAGTCAACACAGCGACCTCCCCTGCCAGTTGTCTGGTAGAGATTCTCGTCAAAATAGCAGCGATCCGCTTTGCCGTTACACTCACAACCTACACAAATACAGAATGGTTGACTCTGACATTACAGTCAAGCATACTGAACTAATGAGGGGTTACCCGTGGAATTCCAATTTTGATTTCGTTGTGGTTTCTTTAGTGTTAACGTGAACTTTCAGAGTAATAACTGTGTTATAAGGcaaattgttttcaaaagtaAACTTCACAAGGAGCTTGTTTAATATGTGTACGATCGAAAGCAATTGAAACACTCACGCTGACACTCATTAGCACTGGATTCCGTCGCAAGGGCCCAAGGCCTGTCGTTGTACAAAGGAAGGCACGTCTCACAGTTAACACCGCCAGTGTTGTCAGACATCGACAGACTTCATGGTCAGCTACCTGGTTCTCTGGCAAGTAGCACTCGTTGGCGTGACCGTTACATTTGCATCTgcaaaatgcatgtacatattgaAAGCACAATCTGCATAAAACCGAAATCCTAACAATATTgcgtaagtacatgtaatatttctcagagagagagagagagagagagagagagagagagagagagagagagagagagagagagagtatttagTTCTTAGACTACTAGTATACAGTCAATCAAGAGACAGCGACAGTAATGAGTTACCTTGCACCAATTTCAAAGTCAGAAATTGCATAGTAATATGATTTGAGAGCCCGATCACCACCAAAATCTTCATCCCCAAGCGTATTCATTCGCGTCAGAGAGATTCTAATTGCAGAGGCTGTTACCCATTCCTATTCAACCAAATTCATGAAATACAATACTAAAAAATTAGTATTCTTccaaaataataaatagaataaaatatagTAACATAGAGTAAAATGTCTTTcttaatcattttcaaacatgctttaaaaacacaaaattatgaCTAAACAAACAACGAGAGAAAAGTGCATCTTGCCTGCAGAACAGGACTGTTATCGTAATCATTCGCCCCGGGTCGTCCTTCTAACGTACTAAATGGTATGCGGCCATTAGAAAATGGGAAAATGTCGCCGTATTCTGATTTACAGAAGGCTTCGTTTGGTTCACTTGTTTGAATGAGCCAGCGACCACTAACATCTTGTTTCCCGTAAGTCGACTGACAGGAGGTGCTGAAGAATTGATATGGCGTCCAGTCACTACCTGGAGCTGTTTTCTTGTAAATGGCAAAACTATCTGGTCTTGGAGATTTAAACCTCAGGGTCATATAGGTGATTTCGTATGCTTTTCCTGAGAATGGAAAAAAACACTGtaataatattatcaatacACATTTATGGTAATACCTTAACATTTCAAAGAATCTAAAGGAAAAATATGATAGCCCGCATACCattaaacaacaaaaaagtAAACTATTTCAAACAATAagctttttgtttgtttatttcattttaccaAATTGTTCACAAttagaaaatgcaaaaaaaacatCCCGTGTTTATAGCACTGAATTAAGTTCTGCAATTCACTCTGTTGAAAAATGACTGAAAAATAACTTAAAGCTGACTGAATGACATAGTTATGTCATCATTCCCTATTTCAGACCTTCCAGTTATAATTCAGTTGACTCAATGACAGAGCTTTATCCCGTAAAGTATTGTAAAACTTAATATCACCAAACAAAAATTTCGTTGTTGACAATATATTTTACCACTTTTCTAATAATTTGGAAAAACAGCGAATTCGTTCATATCAACgaggtagaaaaaaaaatcgaaataaattttaatttaagaacAAGGTGTCTACTTACTTAAATCAATAGTTAAGTTGACTACCACTGGATAACGGATCCCTTCCAACATGGTGTCCGATTGCCACCAAGTTCGGCCGTAAAAATCATTACTGTCCGTTATAAAATTAGCGGGGTGACTGTTCCCTGGATCCGTTGAGTCACACACCTTACATGTCCTTTGTCCCAGAGGGCAGTACTCTGTGGGTCCTGTCTGTCCACAAGTGTTGGTGGCTTCTACCGGCTTCCCTACAGCAGGATTCATAAAGGGTGGGAGACAAACTTTCGGAGTACCTTGgtcatcataacaattttcaacTTGTCCATGAACGTTATAGAAAAGGAACCCAAAGCATAGTGAAATCAGTGCGGGGTTCCTCATATTGCTTGATCTTTCGTCTGGTGCAGTTCGCACACACTAAAATTGCCAGTTTTAGTTTGGTGAGCTTTATACAATTTTGAAGCCCTCTTAATTAGGATTTTGTAGTCATTGACCTATATAGAAAATGTTCAATTATTTCTGTGAGTGTGTGAGATCAATGATGGAAGTTGGTACTTTCTAATGATTTGATTTCGAAAGGAATTTTGGTAATCATCCCAGCATTTCGCAATGTCATTACCTACATATATAACAACATgaaagatattttgaaatactAGTAAGTTAAAATGTTCTTTCTTTCGCTCTCTGCATCTCTCGCgtcatatataaaaatgttgctTGATAAACAACACAAATGTTATCATTTTAAGACTCGAATCATAGCAATTTGATTGCGTGTTTCAAACAAGCGAACGTGCAAAAATGTCGTACATAATGATGGTATTGTAAAATAAACCCATTGGCCAACCGTATATGGTATATAGTGTATAGTTTCGTTTATTCACAACCCTGTTACACGTAAACCTTATGATAAGAATTTACATATATTCAGTTGGAACAAATAAAAGTCAACCTTATTACTTTCTCACGATAAATCAGCATTCAGTTTTGTTAATATTGGTTATAATTTACAAGTTCGCTCACAAAACGATGTTAGGAGTTGAAATAATTGTGTAAACTTTGATTTTGAGCTTCTACTAATAATCGAATCAAACTTAATTACTCTTTAAACAACACGAATTGTCCATTATACTAGTCTGTTCCTGCATGATTCTATCTCTATTTTTGTTGAGTTATTGGTAATTACCATTTTGAAGGCTTATTTACATTAATGTTTTGCCCTTTaacatttatacaaaattggataaattacaaatataaataccTACTACATGCTACAATTTTCCCAGCGTGGATCCGGAGTATCAGGAGGAATGCAACTGGTTTGATAATTGCTATATAATCAACTGACATTACTGTAAGGCGCATTGAGCAGTAATCCAAATTGATCCTTGGGGTGTTAATGTTATATTCACAGGAGGCGTACAAAGGAACAAATACTACTATTGCACGgatccaaagaaaaaaatccagggggggggggataattgAGTTTGCAAGGGTATGGGGGGGGGTCAGATATATTTTAATGGTAATTTTACcatgaactacatgtacatgaaattgGTTTTTCCAGGGGGTCCGGACCCACCCGACCAAACAGTCCCTTTTAGATCCGTGCATACTACTGTTAGAATAAAAAACACACCTACCataagttaaaaaaacaaacgaaaaaaaatGTCGAGGAACCTCTGTTGATTTGATTACATTTAGCAGTAAACACCATCATTAAAGGCTATCACCTTTTATTTCTACCATTAAGTATAAAACTATTTAGGACCATGTACTAGTAATCTATGAAGTCAGATGATAGCAGCATGTGGCGGTGATTGTAAATAGTAGGTTGTGGTGGGACGACGCTGGTGCTAATGTGTAAGGAAATTgtggtttttataaaataaaatattaggtACCTGCAGTAGTGTCGTGTGCTGAAGGGGGTTGGGTTGGGTGGGTGGGGGAGTAAGAATTGAATGGTAGAGGCGCTGACGCGGGGAAATGAAGTGGTATGGTGGTTGTAGTGATCAGTAATTGGATTTGGATGTCAAATAAGGTGGTGATAATGTGCAGTAGAAGCGATAAAcgttatttgtttaatttcttgATGGTGGCAggtatttgtaaaatttatacgACTTTTATGACTAAAGCGCTAGCGACTTCAAACATTAGCTGTATATTACAAAGTTT
The nucleotide sequence above comes from Magallana gigas chromosome 2, xbMagGiga1.1, whole genome shotgun sequence. Encoded proteins:
- the LOC105336420 gene encoding laminin subunit gamma-1, whose translation is MRNPALISLCFGFLFYNVHGQVENCYDDQGTPKVCLPPFMNPAVGKPVEATNTCGQTGPTEYCPLGQRTCKVCDSTDPGNSHPANFITDSNDFYGRTWWQSDTMLEGIRYPVVVNLTIDLRKAYEITYMTLRFKSPRPDSFAIYKKTAPGSDWTPYQFFSTSCQSTYGKQDVSGRWLIQTSEPNEAFCKSEYGDIFPFSNGRIPFSTLEGRPGANDYDNSPVLQEWVTASAIRISLTRMNTLGDEDFGGDRALKSYYYAISDFEIGARCKCNGHANECYLPENQVADHEVCRCLTTLAVLTVRRAFLCTTTGLGPLRRNPVLMSVSVVSVTAKRIAAILTRISTRQLAGEVAVLTVVITLMDLNVKGVKTTLFEEQTENVSQRRRFFNIHESDSSDLIPYKGGYTHKERYNVCVLTQLINTFTTINVLLLFLLSLFFITDIELYQ